TTTTGTACCCGGTAATGcacaaaaattgaagaaaaatctcATTTTGATGTATTCcgaaaatcgtaaaaaaaaaaaataatttttctgaaaatacaCGATATCTAAAATACACGACAAAGGCTACACCTCATATTAATGCAAAGTAATAATagctatattatataatagataaatctgtattatatatcttacTCACCATCCATGCCGGAATCATGATTGATGCTTTGCACTTCTTCCGCCATTTCGCCGATAGCTTATAACGACTCTCAATAAATAAGTTCACAGACACTTGTTTTCACACAAATGCGTTAATAACACTTCACTGAATTGTTGtgatttccaaaaaaaatcCGCGAAATACAGCAGAAACTCGCGAAACAGAATAGATAAACAGGATAGTCAAATAAGAACATAACCTATAAAATATCGCGTTCTATTAGAAACACTTGCGTAATGTATGTAGCATAagaatgtattataataatagaatttatcaCTGCGTCCGTTTTACAACGATTAACACTAATAAATTCGCGATATTTTCCGTACTTTAATCAATATTACCTCTTAATTTTATCACCAATTTTTCCGTCAAAACATGATAACCGAAGATCTGACCGTATCGGGGCAGCACTGAGCAGCAGTGTGGCCAAATTTAAGACACAAGAAGCAAGTAGCATGAATAGAGGGCGTATTGCGCACATGCGCATCATCTAAAATTTTAGCCAGCTCAAATCAAATGATTCGGGTCTCGACTAGTGGTTTgaattttagttaaaaatattgtgagttttttgcattttaaatctCTGATTACACTGCTGAACAGCACATGAGTAATATTGGAACacgaaacaaatatgataaaatgtatataaatggaaataattcccaattctgttattttaggctatttttatttgtcacaCATATTCTCGTATTGATTGATTATGAATACAGAATTTCTAATATCTCTCTAACGAAACTGTAGGTAAAAATTCAatagtaagattaaaatatataatcacttAGCTTTATTATCATTCCAAAGTTGTttccaataataatttatcggcCTCTTTGTTAGCACAAGATGCCATCTTTTCACCATCCGATTTTGCGagctaattataaaaaataaatcaaaatataaaatttgactactaaataatattaatattacaacttGTAGCACGTActcaatgtaaaatatgaatacaATTTTCTTACTAATTTCTTACGACGAGGCATAGTTGTTACTTAATCAAGCAAAACACactctgttaaaaaaaacaaaatatattttaattaagaataacaaTACCTTGATTTGATAAAACTCTTCGGACACATCTTTATTTGACATCAAGTATTTCCTCATAAATGGTGCTATGAGCATTGgatctaattttttaacatcttgAGAAGTAATAAGAGTTACGATGAGACCGACGCCTATAGTTACGATGGCACCAACCAGAGTATGCCAAAGATAACTGAGACGGTATAACGCCCATGGTTCtctattaaataatagttaCTATTTTACTACAgaacttattaattttgtatcttaATAAACTAACtacaattattatgtaataattatacgaaATTACACagttaaaagtatttttttaacttactcTCCACTTGAGTCATCTATGATTGTAACTGGCGATGCAGATGACAATAAATTCTCTACTTGTGGAAAAGAGTAAGTGCATCCTTCCGTAGTAACAGGTTTTGTATCAAATCTGTATCAAAGACATGTACGTTTACATATGTGCGCGTGCaacacaataataatttcaacacTAACGTGATTTTTCCTTCTGCAATAGCTGCTTGGACGGAAAACACAAACCAGCCCATAAAGCTTAGACCTGCAAGTCCTCCGACTAGAGCACCCTGccagatttaaataataacttaGATTAGTATTTACTCgactttctattatttatgtgGATCAagatttcattataaatataatttcaaattaaattaaattaattttaacattgacATATACCTTGCCGTTAATCCATGGTAATAGCATTCCCATGGTGAAAATGCCGATAGATGGTCCAGTGGTAATAGAGTCTAGACTTAATGACAGCTATAATTCATTCAAGaatgaaatgaaaattaacaaacattccttattacaaaaattgaatcTGTGTTTACCTGCAACACGTGAGTGCCTGCTTGTTCAACGACAAAAACAAGAGCAACGCAGATTGTTCCTAAAACGACGACTGTgagtttcataaaaatatcggCGCCTTTTGGCGTAAACGGGATCTTGATAAAAGGTTTGACAAAGTCTTCTAACACAACGGCCGCCATGGAGTTTAAACCGGTCGACAATGAACTGGatacacaaataattaataatttacattctttctctcctgcattaattatatcaaaaatatatacataattaccTGAGTGCAGCGCTAAATACGCCAGCCACGAAGAGACCGGGTAATCCCGGAAATTCTCCTAAAACATTCATGACTAACAACGGGAGCAGTTGATCTCTAGTACGTGCCAgctgttatacatatatataccatTAGTTGATCCCAATTTTAACATTCAATGTCCAGgattacaaataaaagttacCTTCGTTGTAAGTGGATCGCATTCGTAATACCAAGCGTAAATTACCAAGCCAGAATATCCGCATATGCAAATCAAAGTCAAAAGTCCGACTATAAAACACCAAAGTGCTCTAAAATGCATAGTTGTCGAAAACAGATTATCTAATCTAATAATCATCACAGAAATTCTAATTCTAATATGGTCTTACACTATTACGTGCTACattaaattagtaatatattaaaattttaataccatTTAATTACACCCAAgtaaatgcatattttattaaaagaacgTATTTTATGAAGATACCTTCTAGCTGATTGTAAATTGGGAAGCGACAAGTATCGTTGAatcatattttgattaatgGCGGAAATTTGCAAGTAATGTACAAATCCGCCTACCGTGATTGCTAAAATTGAGTGTCTCGCTAAAGGACTCCAATCCATCctgttgaataaaataaacgttttaAAGTCTTAactaaaatacttttatcttcgttcaatttaatgaaaagacgCCTGTCttatgaatttttacaaataatttatttcgtatttaaatcaatattttgctTTAGCAGTGGTTAATACTGTAACAATGTACGCACGTGGGAAATTCGAGTCTTCCAGATTCCTGGTTTCTCTGAATCACTACAGATAATCCGCCGACGTCGACAGTGccttttattacaattaataacattgaaCCGAACATGATAAAGCTCTGAATAAAATCCGTCCATACTACCGCCTTGAGACCGCcctaaatgtaataaaaaattcttatacaaaaattatattaaaacaggAAGTTATGAATAACTTACTTTCTAAATACTATTACTagatttgaatattattacttaGCTCAATCTGACTGCGATAcgtaattcaattaaaattagatattcttttccacagaaaaaaatttgacttgataattaaaatgtctgtacaagaaaaatacaagataAATATGAGCCAAACGCAGATGTTTATCTGGTCtttaatttagatattatttgcGTTCAACTTAcatatatcttgtatatttaGACTAACTATCTTACCACACATGtgtaaaatatgcaaacaaTGCACACAAAGGGAGTGATAATATGTATGTTGACTCCAgtgactaaaaataaaattatttaatataaatttctgataTATATGCGTAAATAACATAGCGATTCCCCCATATTGCATTTACATAACATATcttcaagtaaattttaaaacatacgaTTAATCAAGTTcgaatattatgcaatatttacgAGGATtgtcgaaattaatttctgataaaacaatcttaaaattttgcttgattaaaaaatataccttGATTATAGGCTAATGCAGGTACGTAAATGACAATTGGAAGCCAAatcatctaaaaaaatatatttgttaattatacatatattgcagTGTGTGGAAATATATTTACCACAAAATTTATAcgtttacaaattttactcACGATAccaatagagaaaaaaattgagccTAGCAACCTGATCCTTTTATCGAAACGTTTCTCAAGATACTCGTAGGTGCTAGTGAGTTTCAGCTCGTAAAAAACCGGCAGATATATGCTGGATGAAACGAAACCAATAAAAATGAGCGCGAAGCCGATGAAGAGAAAACTCGTGCCATGTACATAAATTTCCGTCGGTATCCCCAGTAACGAGATACCTAACATATATTATGTGTGTTGCAAACTGTTTAACTAGTTATAAATGCAAGATCggaattataatgcaattttccaATATAGaatagttattttaattgaataagaTCAATCCTCTTTGGTATTTTTCACGCAAACTTTATAGtgttattatataagtatCCGATATTACACAAAAcatttgatgaaattaatttaattaaatggaatataaaaaaatgtatgtgtaTGAAAAA
This window of the Linepithema humile isolate Giens D197 chromosome 1, Lhum_UNIL_v1.0, whole genome shotgun sequence genome carries:
- the LOC105673653 gene encoding sodium-coupled monocarboxylate transporter 1-like, whose translation is MTSESISGDLGLTKWPSETSTSQEIIKSMQSFGMSDYSVFTAMLIACGIIGIYFGFIKKFSGEDEYLVGGRNMKTFPISLSLIASFISGISLLGIPTEIYVHGTSFLFIGFALIFIGFVSSSIYLPVFYELKLTSTYEYLEKRFDKRIRLLGSIFFSIGIMIWLPIVIYVPALAYNQVTGVNIHIITPFVCIVCIFYTCVGGLKAVVWTDFIQSFIMFGSMLLIVIKGTVDVGGLSVVIQRNQESGRLEFPTMDWSPLARHSILAITVGGFVHYLQISAINQNMIQRYLSLPNLQSARRALWCFIVGLLTLICICGYSGLVIYAWYYECDPLTTKLARTRDQLLPLLVMNVLGEFPGLPGLFVAGVFSAALSSLSTGLNSMAAVVLEDFVKPFIKIPFTPKGADIFMKLTVVVLGTICVALVFVVEQAGTHVLQLSLSLDSITTGPSIGIFTMGMLLPWINGKGALVGGLAGLSFMGWFVFSVQAAIAEGKITFDTKPVTTEGCTYSFPQVENLLSSASPVTIIDDSSGEEPWALYRLSYLWHTLVGAIVTIGVGLIVTLITSQDVKKLDPMLIAPFMRKYLMSNKDVSEEFYQIKLAKSDGEKMASCANKEADKLLLETTLE